One genomic region from Terriglobus aquaticus encodes:
- a CDS encoding type 2 periplasmic-binding domain-containing protein produces the protein MLRYLPLVLALTGICATAQPVAKKTSAVSTAAPASAAASNVPAPFNKQGSALAIVPAIHNAGRLVCGVVEATDDWDGQGEHGDLSSLGKGFCEAVAVAVLGPKAPVEVRTFPAEAEALQALKDLQVHLVVGLSPSAEAAMQYGVTFGHPVFYDTQRFMVPAAAHFKTVEDLRDNLICAMNLTPAEQRLRDYMSDRKITYGLQAHSEQGEMDASVAVAHCAAGTAMESRLAESRADFPASAPEFVFLPERFGLEPVAPAYHSGDPQFALLVDMTLSALVEAEALGITQGNVNDATRRTDLAARRLLGSDRSVGQALGLSSDWAVPVIAAVGNYGELYDRTLGKSYHLERGPNALWTGGGIMSPSPLQ, from the coding sequence ATGCTCCGCTATCTTCCCCTTGTTCTTGCACTGACCGGTATATGCGCAACCGCTCAGCCGGTTGCGAAGAAGACGTCCGCCGTATCAACCGCAGCGCCCGCGTCCGCAGCGGCTTCGAATGTACCCGCGCCCTTCAATAAACAGGGAAGCGCGCTTGCGATCGTGCCGGCAATTCACAACGCCGGCCGCCTGGTCTGTGGCGTGGTCGAAGCCACCGACGACTGGGATGGCCAGGGAGAACACGGCGACCTGTCATCTCTGGGCAAGGGCTTCTGCGAGGCCGTCGCGGTCGCCGTGCTGGGGCCCAAGGCTCCGGTCGAAGTGCGTACCTTTCCCGCCGAGGCGGAAGCGCTGCAGGCGCTGAAAGATTTGCAGGTCCATCTGGTGGTCGGCCTATCCCCGTCGGCCGAGGCGGCCATGCAGTATGGCGTCACCTTCGGTCACCCGGTCTTCTATGACACGCAGCGCTTCATGGTGCCTGCGGCGGCACACTTCAAGACCGTTGAGGACCTGCGCGACAACCTGATCTGTGCAATGAACCTGACCCCGGCCGAGCAGCGGCTGCGTGACTACATGAGCGATCGCAAGATCACCTATGGCCTGCAGGCACACTCCGAGCAAGGCGAGATGGACGCGTCGGTCGCCGTGGCGCACTGCGCTGCGGGTACGGCCATGGAGTCACGCCTGGCCGAATCGCGGGCTGACTTTCCCGCCAGCGCACCAGAATTTGTCTTCCTGCCCGAGCGGTTCGGTCTTGAGCCCGTTGCGCCGGCGTACCACTCCGGCGATCCGCAGTTTGCACTGCTGGTCGACATGACCCTGAGCGCGCTGGTCGAAGCCGAGGCTCTCGGCATTACCCAGGGCAACGTGAACGACGCGACCAGGCGAACCGATCTGGCGGCGCGCCGTCTGTTGGGCTCGGATCGTTCGGTGGGACAGGCACTTGGGCTGTCCAGTGATTGGGCCGTGCCGGTCATCGCGGCGGTCGGCAACTACGGCGAGCTGTACGACCGCACGTTAGGCAAGAGCTATCACCTGGAGCGCGGCCCCAACGCGCTTTGGACTGGGGGCGGGATCATGAGCCCGTCTCCGCTACAGTGA
- a CDS encoding alkaline phosphatase family protein, producing MSTVGMAALVANSTGIVSAAPLPPAATQASPQPQLTLQQKIALLQTHVKYVFVIFHENESFDHFFGTFPGANGLYSAPAGLTAANQTANFTQRYLDTSLNTVTQTPFLMPQAVQVGGYGSGGAQRQIYPADLVSVDHSHQGMANDLHLNGTVAANDRYAMNQEGLTTDANGNIVKSNGAAPTSVTLAQKQQAETDLSHLDCDTIPFMWSWAKNFVLFDNFHQTTVGPSTPNAIAIIAGQSGETQWAEHPNEAPTITYANPAFPNVKGATYSGPTGNSNAYVPIIADPGPFPGSLKDPSAVKPPYNFDESASNPSLNLTFATLPLSFMGQTIGQTIQADQNPKADLADVQHDVFTIAAKNQAVPWGWYQQGFNGNDAPDPYEPQGTGTPNPTNNPGLYTGYVLHHNGPQYFGYLADNTKVLNNNLHGAADFLSAVNNRTLPNTGGVFYLRGGYSNNQGLVPVDPTPGIQHAFIGNDDHPAYSDHQISEGFAAQAISAIAASPYWSQSAIIITYDETDGFYDHEQVKPRTVLADGSILDAGPRIPTLVISPWSLQGSISHQYSEHGSLIKFIDELYNLVPLANLPDEAHARALGQANLGQANLGPSDDPNNALGDLTEAFDYARMQNNSPIDPLVASFSPMQINTLPHLATAGFSPNGYTNGACQAIGVLPTDFVSAAAYQAGIPTDPYPLDVNPRPSQSPGTPTSTTWVP from the coding sequence TTGTCCACAGTCGGCATGGCGGCACTCGTCGCCAACAGCACAGGGATTGTCAGTGCGGCTCCTTTGCCGCCCGCAGCAACGCAGGCTTCACCGCAGCCGCAACTGACCCTGCAGCAGAAGATCGCTCTGCTGCAGACGCATGTGAAGTACGTGTTCGTGATCTTCCATGAGAACGAGTCGTTCGACCATTTCTTCGGTACCTTCCCCGGTGCGAACGGCTTGTATTCCGCGCCCGCCGGACTTACTGCCGCGAACCAGACGGCTAACTTCACCCAGCGTTACCTGGATACGTCGCTAAACACCGTGACGCAGACGCCCTTCCTGATGCCGCAGGCAGTGCAGGTAGGCGGATACGGCAGCGGCGGCGCGCAGCGGCAGATCTATCCGGCTGACCTGGTCAGCGTGGATCACAGCCACCAGGGCATGGCCAACGATCTGCACCTGAACGGCACCGTCGCAGCGAACGACCGTTACGCGATGAACCAGGAAGGCCTGACCACCGACGCGAACGGCAACATCGTGAAGTCGAACGGCGCGGCACCGACCTCCGTAACTCTGGCGCAGAAGCAGCAGGCTGAGACCGACCTGAGCCATCTGGACTGCGACACCATCCCGTTCATGTGGTCATGGGCGAAGAACTTCGTTCTGTTCGACAACTTCCACCAGACGACCGTCGGCCCCTCGACACCGAACGCGATTGCCATCATCGCCGGCCAGAGCGGAGAGACCCAGTGGGCGGAGCACCCGAACGAAGCACCAACCATCACCTATGCAAATCCTGCCTTCCCCAACGTGAAGGGCGCGACGTACTCCGGTCCCACTGGCAACAGCAACGCCTATGTGCCGATCATCGCGGACCCGGGACCGTTCCCCGGATCGCTGAAGGATCCCAGCGCCGTCAAGCCGCCCTATAACTTCGACGAGAGCGCCTCAAACCCCTCGCTGAACCTGACGTTTGCCACGCTGCCGCTGTCGTTCATGGGGCAGACGATCGGTCAGACGATTCAGGCGGACCAGAACCCCAAGGCCGACCTCGCCGACGTGCAGCACGACGTGTTTACCATCGCGGCGAAGAACCAGGCCGTGCCGTGGGGCTGGTACCAGCAGGGCTTCAACGGCAACGACGCGCCCGACCCGTACGAACCGCAGGGCACCGGCACACCGAACCCGACCAACAACCCCGGCCTGTACACCGGCTACGTGTTGCACCACAACGGACCGCAGTACTTCGGCTACCTGGCCGACAACACCAAGGTGCTCAACAACAACCTGCACGGCGCCGCGGACTTCCTCAGCGCCGTCAACAACCGGACGCTGCCGAACACCGGTGGAGTCTTCTACCTGCGCGGCGGTTACAGCAACAACCAGGGCCTGGTGCCGGTTGATCCCACGCCTGGCATTCAGCACGCCTTCATCGGTAACGACGATCACCCGGCGTACTCGGACCACCAGATTAGTGAAGGGTTTGCGGCGCAGGCGATCAGTGCCATCGCGGCCAGCCCCTACTGGAGCCAGAGCGCCATCATCATCACGTATGACGAGACGGATGGCTTCTACGATCACGAGCAGGTGAAGCCGCGTACGGTGCTGGCCGACGGTAGCATTCTGGACGCGGGTCCGCGCATTCCAACACTGGTGATCTCGCCGTGGTCGCTGCAGGGAAGCATCTCGCACCAGTACAGCGAGCACGGTTCTCTGATCAAGTTCATCGACGAGCTCTACAACTTGGTACCGCTGGCGAACCTGCCCGACGAGGCGCATGCGCGTGCTCTGGGGCAGGCGAACCTCGGCCAAGCAAACCTCGGGCCATCCGACGATCCCAACAATGCCTTGGGCGATCTGACGGAAGCGTTCGACTACGCGCGCATGCAGAACAACTCGCCAATCGACCCCTTGGTGGCCTCGTTCTCGCCAATGCAGATCAACACGCTGCCGCACCTGGCAACCGCTGGCTTTTCTCCGAACGGCTACACCAACGGTGCTTGCCAGGCCATCGGTGTGCTGCCCACGGACTTCGTCTCCGCGGCGGCATACCAGGCGGGAATCCCTACCGACCCGTATCCGCTGGACGTGAACCCGCGGCCATCACAGTCGCCGGGAACACCGACTTCGACGACCTGGGTTCCGTAA
- a CDS encoding S41 family peptidase, with translation MPKSLKISLLAVSAALLLTVFLGANLSGVHAATGSDKEGAYRQIHVYGEVLQHIQSDYVEEPKMAVVTTGALRGLVETLDSSSSYMPADEYKLYKANVFGKGTLGMTVAKRGYYAVIVSTVNGGPADKAGLNDGDVIESIGDISTHDLSVASIQNKLAGQPGTNVTLFVIRPRHSRPEKMQLTLSDLQPVPVAETFYEQNSILYLKPAIIDRDHVQQIEQKLKAMNRTNTKKVLLDLRDVSTGTEADGLRLANLFIKNGTLATLEGQKFNRQTFTAEPGKSVNSSAPLVAIVNRGTAGPAELVAGALLDSKRADVVGEKTFGQGSELKTFEMPDGSAVILSVAKYHTPAGKKLQDEGVVPNILVAQDMGDQAAAGADDEDEDSTDSQVSNASQTVNASKPSLPQGKQPVIVDEQLNKALDMLKGKNA, from the coding sequence GTGCCCAAATCGTTGAAGATTTCGTTACTTGCCGTCTCTGCCGCGCTGCTGTTGACCGTGTTTCTGGGCGCGAACCTGAGCGGGGTCCACGCCGCCACCGGATCCGATAAAGAAGGCGCGTACCGTCAGATCCACGTGTACGGCGAGGTCCTGCAGCACATCCAGTCGGACTACGTGGAAGAGCCAAAGATGGCGGTGGTCACCACGGGCGCCCTGCGCGGCCTGGTGGAAACGCTCGATTCCAGCTCCAGCTACATGCCGGCGGACGAGTACAAGCTGTACAAGGCCAACGTGTTCGGCAAAGGCACGCTGGGCATGACGGTGGCCAAGCGCGGCTACTATGCCGTGATCGTCAGCACCGTGAACGGCGGCCCCGCGGACAAGGCCGGCTTGAACGACGGCGACGTGATCGAATCCATCGGCGACATTAGCACGCACGACCTGTCCGTTGCCAGCATCCAGAACAAGCTGGCAGGGCAGCCGGGCACCAACGTGACTCTCTTTGTCATCCGTCCCCGTCACTCGCGGCCTGAGAAGATGCAGTTGACGCTGAGCGACCTGCAGCCGGTTCCGGTGGCGGAAACATTCTACGAACAGAACAGCATCCTGTACCTGAAGCCTGCCATCATCGATCGCGACCACGTGCAGCAGATCGAGCAGAAACTGAAGGCCATGAACCGTACCAATACGAAAAAGGTGCTGCTGGATCTGCGGGACGTGTCGACAGGCACTGAGGCGGACGGCCTGCGCCTGGCGAACCTCTTCATCAAGAACGGAACGCTGGCAACGCTGGAAGGGCAGAAGTTCAACCGGCAGACGTTTACGGCCGAGCCGGGCAAATCGGTGAACAGCTCGGCGCCCCTGGTGGCGATCGTGAATCGCGGCACCGCCGGACCTGCGGAGCTGGTGGCCGGCGCACTGCTGGACTCCAAGCGTGCCGACGTGGTGGGCGAGAAGACCTTTGGCCAAGGCAGTGAGTTGAAGACCTTCGAGATGCCGGACGGCTCTGCCGTAATCCTGTCCGTCGCCAAGTACCACACCCCCGCTGGCAAGAAGCTGCAGGACGAGGGCGTAGTGCCGAACATTCTGGTGGCCCAGGACATGGGCGATCAGGCCGCTGCGGGCGCGGACGACGAGGACGAAGACTCGACCGATAGCCAGGTGAGCAATGCCTCGCAGACGGTGAATGCGAGCAAGCCATCGCTGCCTCAGGGCAAGCAGCCGGTGATCGTGGATGAGCAGCTGAATAAGGCGCTGGACATGCTGAAGGGCAAGAACGCCTAA
- a CDS encoding rhomboid family intramembrane serine protease, producing the protein MNSLNSSEPGHPESAVPEREFSGFAAPVPTYPTGQPVTAPQQLPGRRQASFRVERFLRAPATYVLLAANIAVFLWMVLHGVSAQSPTEYQLIRFGANNAEFVVLGGQWWRILTAMFVHVGMVHLLTNMWCLWNLGLLGEPLLGFFGMISVYLLTGAAGNLLSVATDVWFRNYGIVGAGASGAVFGIAGILIVLLSNRRLAEPRNGRGGVPLAELHALRRSVINFAGINLLIGLGSAFQSFLPIHIDNRAHLGGFICGLLLGVPLLSAMTLGRQRYLERQRLVFGASALILVMIAKFVRGLA; encoded by the coding sequence GTGAACTCCCTGAACTCATCGGAACCGGGCCACCCCGAATCGGCCGTGCCGGAACGCGAGTTTAGCGGCTTCGCTGCTCCCGTCCCCACCTACCCTACCGGCCAGCCGGTCACAGCGCCCCAGCAACTACCCGGCCGCCGGCAAGCCTCCTTCCGGGTGGAGCGCTTTCTCCGAGCGCCAGCCACCTACGTCCTCCTGGCAGCGAACATCGCCGTTTTCCTGTGGATGGTCCTGCACGGGGTAAGCGCGCAATCTCCCACGGAGTATCAGTTGATCCGTTTCGGCGCCAACAACGCCGAGTTTGTCGTCCTGGGAGGGCAATGGTGGCGCATCCTGACCGCCATGTTCGTGCACGTGGGAATGGTTCACCTGCTGACCAACATGTGGTGCCTGTGGAACCTGGGGCTCCTGGGCGAACCGCTGCTGGGCTTTTTCGGCATGATCTCGGTTTACCTGCTGACCGGAGCGGCGGGGAACCTGCTGTCGGTGGCCACAGACGTCTGGTTTCGCAACTACGGCATCGTGGGTGCCGGCGCGTCCGGCGCTGTATTTGGCATTGCCGGCATCCTGATTGTCCTGCTGTCGAACCGTCGGCTGGCTGAGCCACGCAACGGCCGCGGCGGCGTTCCCCTGGCGGAACTGCACGCGCTACGCCGCTCGGTGATCAACTTCGCCGGGATCAATCTCCTGATCGGGCTCGGGTCGGCTTTTCAGAGCTTTCTGCCCATCCACATCGACAACCGGGCGCATCTGGGCGGCTTCATCTGCGGTCTCCTGCTGGGTGTACCGCTGCTGAGCGCGATGACGCTGGGGCGGCAACGTTACCTGGAACGCCAGCGGCTGGTCTTTGGAGCCTCCGCTCTCATTCTGGTGATGATTGCGAAGTTCGTCAGAGGGCTAGCCTAG
- a CDS encoding MBL fold metallo-hydrolase produces MMRMTVLASGSKGNSAVIASSRTRILVDAGLSCRELMRRMHQVGEDPSGLDAILITHEHADHVSGLPVLARKLNIPVYFTEQTHRAWVRQMTPKTTVSYKQWLEQQRREKQERLEAQALAHQIATMPGVLNDAPDDHFFLSDAPTGEIPEFVASAAEHGEPLAASAVHVHAEAERLPDLPPRLGNASTTPDATTDPASALAAAAEDDLCEDTSKALRESIRQNPSFLPAVEYFQAGRHLAIGDIDITPFTIPHDAADPCGFVFAAEGLRIGFATDLGYMPPNVKLALRNCDILLLESNHDLEMLRDGPYPWSVKQRVLSRVGHLSNDACAEFLLRDYDGGAAYVVLAHLSESNNQPDLARRAAEAAVGDRLSLLGNRILLAPQAEPLASLCL; encoded by the coding sequence ATGATGCGGATGACAGTGCTCGCCTCGGGGTCCAAAGGCAATAGCGCTGTAATCGCCTCCTCGCGCACTCGCATTTTAGTTGACGCTGGCCTTTCGTGCCGCGAATTGATGCGGCGCATGCACCAGGTGGGCGAAGATCCGTCCGGCCTGGACGCCATTCTGATCACGCACGAGCACGCCGACCACGTCAGTGGACTCCCGGTGCTGGCGCGTAAGCTGAACATTCCGGTGTACTTTACCGAGCAGACGCATCGCGCTTGGGTGCGCCAGATGACCCCCAAGACCACCGTCAGCTACAAGCAGTGGCTGGAGCAGCAGCGTCGCGAGAAGCAGGAACGGCTCGAAGCGCAGGCACTGGCTCATCAGATTGCCACCATGCCCGGGGTGCTGAACGACGCGCCGGACGATCATTTCTTCCTGAGCGACGCTCCGACTGGTGAGATTCCAGAGTTCGTCGCTTCTGCCGCGGAGCATGGGGAACCGCTGGCGGCGAGCGCCGTCCACGTTCATGCGGAGGCGGAAAGGCTGCCCGATCTGCCGCCGAGGCTAGGCAACGCGAGCACGACCCCCGACGCGACGACCGATCCTGCCAGCGCGCTGGCAGCCGCCGCCGAAGACGACCTGTGCGAGGACACCAGCAAGGCTCTGCGGGAGAGTATCCGCCAGAATCCCAGCTTCCTGCCGGCCGTCGAGTACTTCCAGGCGGGCCGGCATCTGGCGATCGGGGACATCGACATCACACCCTTCACCATTCCGCACGACGCCGCCGACCCCTGCGGTTTCGTCTTCGCGGCGGAGGGGCTGCGCATCGGATTTGCAACCGACCTCGGCTACATGCCGCCCAACGTGAAGCTGGCGCTGCGCAACTGCGACATCCTTCTGCTGGAATCGAATCACGACCTGGAGATGTTGCGTGACGGGCCGTACCCGTGGAGCGTAAAGCAGCGCGTGCTGTCCCGGGTCGGTCACCTGTCCAACGATGCATGCGCGGAGTTTCTGTTGCGCGACTACGACGGCGGCGCGGCCTACGTGGTGCTGGCTCACCTGTCTGAAAGCAACAATCAACCGGACCTGGCGCGGCGGGCGGCAGAAGCCGCTGTGGGCGATCGCCTGAGCCTGCTCGGCAATCGCATCCTGCTGGCACCGCAGGCAGAGCCGCTCGCGAGCCTTTGTCTCTAG